A single region of the Agromyces sp. Leaf222 genome encodes:
- a CDS encoding DUF6049 family protein, which produces MADSNAARRRARRRVGSTGATGVRRTLVFTGAALAVAALALVPLSAATGGSDTVGDIQDVLFGTENATDPTAGDVDGDDPGSSSTAMLNGATPEGGAEGVLLSIAPTLAPTFTPGAANSPVTITVELVNRSGSFVEAGSVRLVRSAGTIDDDAELDAWLAELDAGAAFGTSSVVIGEEGSRTLAAGGVTQVAFTVPAAAFADLAASPVIGLGAELQIGDTVTSTGTSAFANSAVASTGAPLALLAPITVPASSSGLIGSEDLENWTSESGLLTRQLDALDGRQVAIGIDPRVIASIRVLGTSAPQTAIDWLDRLAAMPNETFPLGYADADLALQAQVGLAAPLQPISFADALDPDDFVADPADEQGESEVDPSPEATDGPDAGDAEATPTPTPTPTEPPSPVPSLEELLDWPYTRTDIAWPGDTTVGPGNLAFFSSAGLTTTVLDAANVSPLDGSRASALVDGGTAIVSDEDLTEAVRTAGVASTDLEWRDATGEVLARAALDASTSGSSAPLLATFGRDYGMISDRVSDLLDELANSSFVSLTGLAQTIGSPPVARALVDSTEDEARRTLAESMITAEADVDAFASVLDEPTDLTGPVRRELLALFDVGWLATPAEWSSSANDWLTVQRERVDAISVVPSSTVLIVASETGIPVTVQNGLPYTVTVEVDVAPSNGRLVVDEPVQVTVEPESRSTVSVPVAAGLGNGEVQLAVSLRSLTGVSVGSTVMITADVRADWEGLGAAILGGIVIIVFGIGIWRNIRRRRRARAADAAAASGGGEAGAGVVDDPVGGGDVAVEGQTDSAESTPPVPAEPAEPAEPAEPNDSTSETSERHDD; this is translated from the coding sequence ATGGCCGACTCGAATGCTGCGCGTCGTCGCGCCCGCAGGCGAGTCGGATCCACCGGCGCCACGGGTGTGCGCCGCACCCTCGTCTTCACCGGCGCCGCCCTCGCGGTGGCGGCGCTCGCGCTCGTTCCGCTGTCGGCGGCCACCGGCGGGTCCGACACCGTCGGCGACATCCAAGACGTGCTGTTCGGCACCGAGAATGCGACCGACCCGACCGCGGGCGACGTCGACGGCGACGACCCGGGCTCGAGCAGCACGGCGATGCTCAATGGCGCAACGCCAGAGGGCGGCGCCGAGGGCGTGCTGCTGAGCATCGCGCCGACGCTCGCGCCGACCTTCACGCCCGGCGCCGCGAACAGCCCCGTCACCATCACGGTCGAGCTCGTCAACCGCAGCGGCTCGTTCGTCGAAGCCGGCTCGGTGCGCCTCGTGCGCTCCGCCGGCACGATCGACGACGATGCGGAGCTCGATGCATGGCTCGCCGAGCTCGACGCCGGAGCAGCCTTCGGCACGAGCAGCGTGGTCATCGGCGAAGAGGGCTCCCGCACGCTCGCGGCCGGCGGCGTGACCCAGGTCGCGTTCACGGTTCCCGCCGCGGCCTTCGCCGACCTCGCCGCCTCGCCCGTCATCGGGCTCGGCGCAGAGCTGCAGATCGGCGACACCGTCACGTCCACCGGCACGTCGGCGTTCGCGAACTCCGCGGTCGCGTCGACGGGGGCACCCCTCGCGCTGCTCGCGCCGATCACGGTGCCCGCGTCGTCGTCCGGCCTGATCGGCAGCGAAGACCTCGAGAACTGGACCTCCGAATCCGGCCTGCTGACCCGGCAGCTCGATGCACTCGACGGCCGGCAGGTCGCGATCGGCATCGACCCGCGCGTCATCGCGTCCATCCGCGTGCTCGGCACCTCGGCGCCGCAGACGGCGATCGACTGGCTCGATCGGCTCGCGGCGATGCCGAACGAGACCTTCCCGCTCGGCTACGCCGACGCCGATCTCGCACTTCAGGCGCAGGTCGGCCTCGCGGCACCGCTGCAGCCGATCTCGTTCGCCGACGCACTCGATCCCGACGACTTCGTCGCCGACCCCGCAGACGAGCAGGGCGAGAGCGAGGTCGACCCCTCGCCAGAAGCGACCGACGGCCCCGACGCAGGTGACGCCGAGGCCACGCCCACGCCGACGCCGACGCCCACCGAGCCGCCGTCGCCCGTGCCGAGCCTCGAAGAGCTGCTCGACTGGCCGTACACGCGCACCGACATCGCCTGGCCCGGCGACACGACCGTCGGCCCCGGCAACCTCGCCTTCTTCAGCTCTGCCGGACTCACGACGACCGTGCTCGACGCGGCCAATGTCAGCCCGCTCGACGGCTCGCGCGCCTCGGCACTCGTCGACGGCGGCACGGCGATCGTCTCCGACGAAGACCTCACCGAGGCGGTCCGCACCGCCGGCGTGGCCTCGACCGACCTCGAGTGGCGCGACGCCACCGGTGAGGTGCTCGCGCGTGCCGCACTCGACGCGTCGACGAGCGGCTCGAGTGCACCCCTGCTCGCGACCTTCGGACGCGACTACGGCATGATCTCCGACCGGGTGAGCGACCTCCTCGACGAGCTCGCGAACTCGTCCTTCGTCTCACTCACCGGCCTCGCCCAGACGATCGGCTCGCCGCCCGTCGCCCGAGCCCTCGTCGATTCGACCGAAGACGAGGCCCGCCGCACGCTCGCCGAGAGCATGATCACCGCCGAGGCCGACGTCGACGCGTTCGCCTCGGTGCTCGACGAGCCGACCGACCTCACCGGCCCGGTGCGCCGCGAGCTGCTCGCGCTCTTCGACGTCGGCTGGCTGGCCACCCCCGCCGAGTGGAGCAGCTCAGCGAATGACTGGCTCACCGTGCAGCGCGAGCGGGTCGACGCGATCTCCGTCGTTCCCAGCAGCACGGTGCTGATCGTCGCGAGCGAGACCGGCATCCCCGTCACGGTGCAGAACGGCCTGCCGTACACGGTCACCGTCGAGGTCGACGTCGCCCCGTCCAACGGCCGCCTCGTCGTCGACGAGCCCGTGCAGGTCACCGTCGAGCCCGAGTCCCGCAGCACCGTCAGCGTGCCCGTGGCCGCCGGCCTCGGCAACGGCGAGGTCCAGCTGGCCGTCTCGCTCCGGTCGCTCACGGGCGTCTCCGTCGGCTCGACGGTCATGATCACGGCCGACGTGCGCGCCGACTGGGAGGGCCTCGGCGCCGCGATCCTCGGCGGCATCGTCATCATCGTGTTCGGCATCGGCATCTGGCGCAACATCCGCCGCCGGCGCAGGGCACGAGCAGCGGATGCCGCGGCGGCGAGCGGCGGCGGCGAGGCCGGCGCCGGCGTGGTCGACGACCCGGTCGGCGGCGGCGACGTTGCCGTCGAAGGGCAGACGGATTCCGCGGAGTCCACCCCACCAGTGCCTGCCGAGCCCGCCGAGCCTGCCGAGCCTGCCGAGCCGAACGATTCCACGAGTGAGACGAGCGAACGACACGATGACTGA
- the trxB gene encoding thioredoxin-disulfide reductase: MRDIIIIGSGPAGFTAAIYAARAELKPLLIASSVEIGGELMNTTEVENFPGFPEGIMGPDLMGKLQAQAERFGTEVVYDDVVSLDIDGPVKRVTLGNGETHEAAALIYATGSAYRKLGLPEEEVLSGHGLSWCATCDGFFFRQKTIAVVGGGDSAMEEATFLTRFADKVYVIHRRDSLKASKIMQQRAVDNEKIEFVWNSEVAAIQGTTAVTGVTLRDTVTGEERLLELDGLFVAIGNDPRTHLVHGKLDLTAEGTIWVDGRTSKTSLPGVFAAGDVIDPHYRQAVTAAGSGTVAALDAEHFLAALGNERAAEALLENEFVSVD; this comes from the coding sequence TTGCGCGACATCATCATCATCGGCTCGGGTCCCGCGGGCTTCACCGCGGCGATCTATGCCGCCCGCGCAGAGCTGAAGCCGCTGCTCATCGCCAGCTCCGTCGAGATCGGCGGCGAGCTGATGAACACGACCGAGGTCGAGAACTTCCCGGGCTTCCCCGAGGGCATCATGGGCCCCGATCTCATGGGCAAGCTGCAGGCGCAGGCCGAGCGATTCGGCACCGAGGTCGTCTACGACGACGTCGTCTCGCTCGACATCGACGGCCCCGTCAAGCGCGTCACGCTGGGCAACGGCGAGACCCACGAGGCTGCTGCGCTCATCTACGCGACCGGCTCCGCCTATCGCAAGCTCGGCCTGCCCGAAGAAGAGGTCCTGTCGGGCCACGGCCTCTCGTGGTGCGCCACCTGCGACGGCTTCTTCTTCCGCCAGAAGACCATCGCGGTCGTCGGCGGTGGCGATTCCGCCATGGAGGAGGCCACCTTCCTCACGCGCTTCGCCGACAAGGTCTACGTGATCCACCGCCGCGACAGCCTCAAGGCGTCGAAGATCATGCAGCAGCGCGCCGTCGACAACGAGAAGATCGAGTTCGTGTGGAACTCCGAGGTCGCCGCCATCCAGGGCACGACTGCGGTGACCGGCGTCACCCTGCGCGACACGGTCACGGGCGAGGAGCGCCTGCTCGAGCTCGACGGCCTGTTCGTCGCGATCGGCAACGACCCCCGCACCCACCTCGTGCACGGCAAGCTCGACCTGACCGCAGAGGGCACCATCTGGGTCGACGGCCGCACGTCGAAGACCTCGCTGCCCGGCGTCTTCGCGGCCGGCGACGTCATCGACCCCCACTACCGCCAGGCCGTCACGGCTGCCGGTTCGGGCACGGTCGCCGCACTCGACGCCGAGCACTTCCTGGCGGCACTCGGCAACGAGCGCGCCGCCGAGGCGCTGCTCGAGAACGAATTCGTCTCGGTCGACTGA
- a CDS encoding ParB/RepB/Spo0J family partition protein, which translates to MATKRTGLGRGIGALIPSSDSTDGAVRPVDVFFPGVEATPATTATTVAVVEQAADDAGLLNVPGARLARLNPEDIVPNAAQPRSVFDPDDLAELVHSVREFGVLQPIVVRPHPDQPGKYELVMGERRLRATKAAGLDSIPAVVKDTANEDMLRDALLENLHRSQLNPLEEASAYQQLLADFGITQEELANRIGRSRPQISNTLRLLKLPEPVQLRVAAGVLSAGHARAILATAGDAASMQRFADKIVNEELSVRAAEAAATSTAPAPSRAKPAAGKRQDFLDDLATRLGDRLNTRVKIALGARKGQISIDFATVQDLRRILTDLGEDLDGV; encoded by the coding sequence ATGGCCACCAAGCGCACCGGCCTCGGGCGAGGCATCGGCGCCCTCATCCCGTCGAGCGATTCCACCGACGGCGCGGTTCGCCCGGTGGATGTCTTCTTCCCGGGCGTCGAGGCGACACCGGCGACAACGGCCACCACGGTCGCAGTCGTCGAGCAGGCGGCCGACGATGCAGGGCTCCTGAACGTTCCGGGCGCGCGCCTCGCGCGGTTGAATCCTGAAGACATCGTGCCCAACGCCGCGCAGCCACGAAGCGTCTTCGACCCCGACGACCTCGCTGAGCTCGTGCACTCGGTCCGTGAGTTCGGAGTGCTCCAGCCCATCGTCGTGCGACCGCACCCCGATCAGCCCGGCAAGTACGAGCTCGTCATGGGTGAGCGTCGTCTTCGTGCGACGAAGGCCGCCGGCCTGGACTCGATCCCCGCGGTCGTGAAGGACACCGCGAACGAGGACATGCTCCGGGACGCGCTGCTCGAGAACCTCCACCGCTCGCAGCTCAATCCACTCGAAGAGGCCTCGGCGTACCAGCAGCTGCTCGCCGACTTCGGAATCACGCAGGAGGAACTTGCGAACCGCATCGGTCGTTCGCGCCCGCAGATCTCGAACACGCTCCGACTCCTGAAGCTGCCGGAGCCGGTACAGCTTCGGGTGGCTGCCGGCGTGCTGAGCGCCGGCCATGCGCGGGCGATCCTCGCGACCGCCGGCGACGCCGCATCCATGCAGCGATTCGCGGACAAGATCGTCAACGAGGAACTCTCGGTCCGAGCCGCCGAGGCCGCAGCGACCTCCACGGCGCCCGCGCCCTCGCGCGCGAAGCCCGCGGCCGGGAAGCGACAGGATTTCCTGGACGATCTCGCGACCCGACTGGGTGATCGATTGAACACCCGCGTGAAGATCGCTTTGGGTGCACGAAAAGGCCAGATCAGCATAGATTTCGCGACGGTTCAAGACCTTCGCCGCATCCTGACGGACTTGGGCGAGGATCTCGATGGAGTGTGA
- a CDS encoding D-alanine--D-alanine ligase, producing the protein MSDSSGLHVVVLAGGISHERDVSLRSGRRVADALAAAGHRVVLRDPDAGLLPFLSNERPDVVFPALHGSSGEDGSLLGLLDAIGIPTVGSSAAAARRAWSKPVASSLIAASGAAVPGSIVLSHESFRELGASGVLRVVREALAGELVVKPAMGGSAQGVSIVTDPNDLPRAMVDAFTYADIVVVERRVIGTEIAVGIVDTGDGPVALTPVEIDPTAGIYSFQARYNAGETTFYAPSRLDSSAIETVAAAAIHAHLTLGLRDLSRIDFIVDAAGVPWFLEANVLPGLTETSLVPLAIEAFGTDASTVYSGLVHAAVARAERTARS; encoded by the coding sequence ATGAGCGATTCCAGCGGTCTGCACGTCGTCGTTCTCGCGGGTGGCATCTCCCACGAGCGTGACGTCTCGCTTCGTTCCGGACGCCGCGTCGCCGACGCCCTCGCGGCAGCCGGCCATCGAGTGGTGCTCCGCGATCCCGATGCCGGACTCCTGCCATTCCTGTCGAACGAGCGTCCCGACGTCGTGTTCCCCGCATTGCACGGCTCGAGCGGTGAAGACGGTTCACTGCTCGGCCTTCTCGACGCCATCGGAATTCCGACGGTCGGCTCCAGCGCCGCAGCGGCGCGCCGCGCGTGGTCGAAGCCCGTCGCGAGTTCACTCATCGCCGCATCAGGTGCCGCCGTGCCCGGATCGATCGTGCTCTCGCACGAGTCGTTCCGCGAACTCGGCGCTTCGGGCGTGCTGCGGGTCGTGCGTGAGGCGCTCGCGGGTGAACTCGTCGTGAAGCCCGCCATGGGCGGATCCGCGCAGGGCGTCAGCATCGTCACCGACCCGAACGATCTGCCGCGCGCCATGGTCGATGCCTTCACGTACGCCGACATCGTCGTGGTCGAGCGCCGCGTCATCGGCACCGAGATCGCGGTCGGCATCGTCGACACCGGCGACGGCCCTGTCGCGCTGACTCCCGTCGAGATCGACCCGACGGCCGGCATCTACAGCTTCCAGGCTCGCTACAACGCCGGGGAGACGACGTTCTACGCCCCCTCGCGTCTCGACTCGTCCGCGATCGAGACGGTCGCCGCGGCCGCGATCCATGCGCACCTGACGCTCGGCCTTCGTGATCTCTCGCGGATCGACTTCATCGTGGATGCCGCCGGCGTGCCGTGGTTCCTCGAGGCGAACGTGCTGCCCGGTCTGACCGAGACCTCTTTGGTTCCCCTCGCGATCGAGGCGTTCGGAACGGATGCCTCGACGGTGTACTCCGGACTCGTGCACGCCGCCGTCGCGCGGGCGGAACGTACCGCCCGCAGCTGA
- a CDS encoding PLP-dependent aminotransferase family protein — protein sequence MTSDGVPQRTGNNLDPWYANYAERAAGLAASEVRALFAVASRPEVVSLAGGMPYVSALPQDLIISSMDRVMRTDGPTALQYGSGQGIPALREHILDVMALEGIKGSVDNVVTSTGSQQALDLVAKLFIDPGDVILAESPSYVGALGVFRSYQANVVHVAMDENGLIPEALRQTIAHLRGQGRRIKFLYTIPNFHNPAGVTLSAERRPEILEICRSNEILVLEDNPYGLLHFDEPAPNALRSLDPEGVIYLGSFSKTLAPGFRVGWALAPHAIREKLILAAESAILSPSSFSQLVVSEYLSSTDWRAQIDTFRGVYRERKDAMIEALGEYLPQLSWTNPNGGFYVWVTMPDVLDSKQMLPRAVKELVAYTPGTAFFADGRGRHAMRLSFCYPTPEAIRVGIRRLATVVNGELDLLDTFAGTGTLQLPAKAGIELAPPSDLK from the coding sequence GTGACCTCTGACGGCGTCCCCCAGCGGACCGGCAACAACCTCGACCCGTGGTACGCGAACTACGCCGAGCGAGCCGCCGGCCTGGCCGCCTCCGAGGTCCGAGCACTGTTCGCCGTCGCCTCGCGCCCCGAGGTCGTCTCGCTGGCCGGTGGCATGCCGTACGTGTCTGCGCTGCCGCAGGACCTGATCATCTCGTCGATGGATCGGGTCATGCGCACTGACGGACCGACTGCGTTGCAATACGGCTCTGGTCAGGGAATTCCGGCACTGCGTGAGCACATTCTCGACGTCATGGCACTCGAGGGCATCAAGGGTTCGGTCGACAACGTGGTGACCTCGACCGGGTCGCAGCAGGCCCTCGACCTCGTGGCGAAGCTGTTCATCGATCCGGGCGACGTGATCCTCGCCGAATCGCCCAGCTACGTCGGCGCGCTCGGCGTCTTCCGTTCATACCAGGCGAACGTCGTGCACGTCGCGATGGACGAGAACGGCCTGATCCCCGAGGCGCTCCGTCAGACCATCGCGCACTTGCGAGGCCAGGGCCGTCGCATCAAATTCCTCTACACGATCCCGAACTTCCACAACCCGGCGGGCGTCACGCTCTCGGCAGAGCGGCGCCCCGAGATCCTCGAGATCTGCCGTTCGAACGAGATCCTCGTGCTCGAGGACAACCCCTACGGTCTCCTGCATTTCGATGAGCCCGCGCCGAACGCACTCCGCTCGCTCGACCCCGAAGGCGTCATCTACCTCGGCTCGTTCTCGAAGACGCTCGCGCCCGGATTCCGCGTCGGCTGGGCGCTCGCGCCCCACGCCATCCGCGAGAAGCTCATCCTGGCGGCCGAGTCGGCAATTCTCTCACCCAGCTCGTTCAGCCAGCTCGTCGTCTCCGAGTACCTGTCGTCGACCGACTGGCGTGCGCAGATCGACACCTTCCGCGGCGTCTATCGTGAACGGAAGGACGCCATGATCGAAGCGCTGGGGGAGTACCTCCCGCAGCTCAGCTGGACCAACCCCAATGGTGGCTTCTACGTCTGGGTCACCATGCCCGATGTACTGGATTCGAAGCAGATGCTGCCGCGTGCAGTGAAAGAGCTCGTTGCCTACACGCCCGGCACGGCGTTCTTCGCAGACGGTCGCGGCCGGCACGCGATGCGTCTGTCGTTCTGCTATCCGACGCCCGAGGCGATCCGGGTCGGCATCCGCCGACTCGCGACCGTCGTCAATGGCGAACTCGACCTGCTCGACACGTTCGCCGGCACCGGCACGCTTCAGCTCCCGGCGAAGGCCGGCATCGAGCTCGCACCCCCGTCCGACCTCAAGTAG
- a CDS encoding ParA family protein: MIAPDVSRETSAEYGGTPLADQIADETRRRIALETAVLPLPATTRVFTISNQKGGVGKTTSAVNLAAALARSGAQVLVVDLDPQGNASTALGVDHRSDQQSVYEVLVADLELAQVVRPSTEHERLDCVPATIHLAGAEIELVSLVAREQRLRRAIDKHLASMERPYDYVFIDCPPSLGLLTINAFVAAREVLIPIQCEYYALEGLSQLLSNIELIEKHLNPELRLSTILLTMYDSRTNLAQQVAQEVRDHFPAETLETIIPRSVRVSEAPSYGQSVISYDYSSSGSLSYREAAAEIAQRAAIAAAAQKEGI, from the coding sequence ATGATTGCTCCGGATGTTTCACGTGAAACGTCCGCTGAATACGGAGGAACCCCCCTGGCTGACCAGATTGCCGACGAGACTCGTCGACGCATCGCACTCGAGACCGCGGTGCTTCCGCTTCCGGCAACCACGCGCGTCTTCACTATCTCGAACCAGAAGGGCGGAGTCGGGAAGACGACATCGGCCGTGAACCTGGCCGCCGCGCTCGCTCGATCCGGCGCGCAAGTGCTCGTGGTCGACCTCGACCCGCAGGGGAACGCCTCGACCGCGCTCGGCGTCGACCACCGTTCCGATCAGCAAAGTGTCTATGAAGTGCTCGTCGCCGACCTCGAGTTGGCGCAGGTCGTGCGCCCTTCGACGGAGCACGAACGGCTCGACTGCGTGCCTGCCACCATCCACCTCGCGGGCGCGGAGATCGAGCTCGTCTCGCTGGTCGCTCGTGAGCAGCGACTTCGCCGGGCGATCGACAAGCACCTGGCTTCGATGGAGCGCCCGTACGACTACGTGTTCATCGACTGCCCGCCGTCGCTCGGCCTGTTGACGATCAATGCCTTCGTCGCCGCGCGCGAAGTGCTGATTCCGATCCAGTGCGAGTACTACGCGCTCGAGGGTCTCTCTCAGCTGCTCAGCAACATCGAACTCATCGAGAAGCACCTCAACCCCGAGCTGCGTCTCTCGACGATCCTGCTTACGATGTACGACTCGCGCACCAACCTCGCACAGCAGGTGGCTCAAGAGGTGCGCGACCACTTCCCTGCGGAGACCCTCGAGACGATCATCCCCCGCTCGGTCCGCGTGTCTGAGGCACCGAGTTACGGCCAGAGCGTGATCAGCTACGACTACTCCTCCTCTGGCTCGCTCTCGTATCGTGAGGCTGCGGCGGAGATCGCGCAGCGCGCTGCGATTGCGGCGGCGGCACAGAAGGAAGGAATCTGA
- the murJ gene encoding murein biosynthesis integral membrane protein MurJ, producing the protein MTDDRIGRASLFLASGTLVSRVLGFVKAIVLAGTIGVVGSISADAFAVANGLPNTVYVIVAGGVLSAVLVPQIVRSSAHADGGSGYINKLLTLAMVILLGATVVATAAAPLLTALYAGSNEEILPLAIAFAWWCMPQIFFYGMYTLLGEVLNARRSFGPFTWVPVLNNIVAIVGLVVFGFVFGFDPDGLRDVGDWTGGMVALLAGSATLGIAAQALILFWFWRRVGLRFKPDFAWRGVGLRTAGRLAGWTFGMLLLTTLAGIVQTRVLIVATGQGASVAAFDTAWLVFMLPHSVITVSIATAYFTRMSEHAHLEDLDEVRNDFSSAVRGVLVILVLASAGLMVVAYPFGAVFQTGFVAASAIGNILIALTIGLLAFSLLFVVQRTFYALNDTRTPFFFTLFQVVVFSIAAFACLLLPEEWIGVGVALATTLAVLAQFVLATLLLRRRLSTLDGRRIGVAVGRSLLALVVPVVAGLALLVALGGTTDGGYAVSSRVGAIVSMIIIGVVMSGLYFGGLWLLRSPEFRGFAEPVLARLRRR; encoded by the coding sequence ATGACTGACGATCGCATCGGGCGTGCGAGCCTGTTCCTCGCTTCAGGAACGCTCGTCTCGCGCGTGCTCGGCTTCGTGAAGGCCATCGTGCTCGCGGGCACGATCGGTGTCGTCGGATCGATCAGCGCCGACGCGTTCGCGGTCGCGAACGGCCTGCCGAACACGGTCTACGTGATCGTCGCCGGCGGCGTGCTCAGCGCGGTGCTCGTGCCGCAGATCGTCCGCTCCTCGGCCCATGCCGATGGTGGCAGCGGCTACATCAACAAACTCCTCACGCTCGCGATGGTGATCCTGCTCGGCGCGACGGTCGTCGCCACGGCGGCCGCACCCCTGCTCACGGCGCTCTACGCCGGATCGAACGAGGAGATCCTGCCGCTGGCCATCGCGTTCGCCTGGTGGTGCATGCCCCAGATCTTCTTCTACGGCATGTACACGCTGCTCGGCGAGGTGCTGAACGCGCGCAGGAGCTTCGGCCCCTTCACCTGGGTTCCGGTGCTGAACAACATCGTCGCGATCGTCGGCCTCGTGGTGTTCGGCTTCGTGTTCGGCTTCGACCCCGACGGACTCCGAGACGTCGGCGACTGGACCGGCGGAATGGTCGCCCTGCTCGCAGGATCTGCGACGCTCGGCATCGCCGCGCAGGCGCTCATCCTCTTCTGGTTCTGGCGTCGGGTCGGGCTGCGCTTCAAGCCCGACTTCGCGTGGCGCGGCGTGGGCCTTCGAACCGCAGGCCGACTCGCCGGATGGACCTTCGGCATGCTGCTCCTCACGACGCTCGCCGGCATCGTGCAGACCCGCGTGCTCATCGTCGCAACCGGCCAAGGCGCCTCGGTCGCGGCGTTCGACACCGCCTGGCTCGTGTTCATGCTGCCGCACTCCGTCATCACGGTCTCGATCGCGACGGCGTACTTCACGCGCATGAGCGAGCACGCCCACCTCGAAGACCTCGACGAGGTGCGCAACGACTTCTCGAGCGCCGTGCGCGGCGTGCTCGTGATCCTCGTACTCGCGTCGGCCGGGCTGATGGTCGTCGCGTACCCGTTCGGCGCCGTGTTCCAGACCGGGTTCGTCGCGGCATCCGCCATCGGAAACATCCTCATCGCCCTGACGATCGGCCTCCTGGCCTTCAGCCTGCTGTTCGTCGTGCAACGCACGTTCTACGCGCTGAACGACACGCGCACGCCGTTCTTCTTCACGCTCTTCCAGGTGGTCGTCTTCTCGATCGCGGCCTTCGCCTGCCTGCTGCTGCCCGAGGAATGGATCGGCGTCGGCGTCGCCCTCGCGACCACCCTCGCCGTTCTCGCGCAGTTCGTGCTCGCCACGCTGCTCCTCCGCCGCCGCCTCTCGACGCTCGACGGTCGTCGCATCGGCGTCGCGGTCGGCCGATCGCTGCTTGCCCTCGTGGTTCCGGTCGTCGCCGGACTCGCGCTGCTCGTCGCCCTCGGTGGAACCACCGATGGCGGTTACGCGGTCTCCAGCAGGGTCGGTGCCATCGTCTCCATGATCATCATCGGCGTCGTCATGTCGGGCCTCTACTTCGGCGGCCTCTGGCTGCTGCGTTCGCCCGAGTTCCGAGGGTTCGCCGAGCCGGTCCTCGCGCGCCTGCGCCGGCGCTGA
- the trxA gene encoding thioredoxin, producing MTARAVTEATFEQEVLNNEKAVLVDFWAEWCGPCRAVSPILDQIATEHADKLDIVKLNVDENPQLAMKYQITAIPAFKVFQKGEVVKTVIGAKPKPALEADLAAYIA from the coding sequence ATGACCGCACGTGCCGTGACCGAGGCCACCTTCGAGCAGGAGGTCCTGAACAACGAGAAGGCCGTCCTGGTCGACTTCTGGGCCGAGTGGTGCGGCCCGTGTCGCGCGGTCAGCCCGATCCTCGACCAGATCGCGACCGAGCACGCCGACAAGCTCGACATCGTCAAGCTCAACGTCGACGAGAACCCGCAGCTCGCGATGAAGTACCAGATCACCGCGATCCCCGCATTCAAGGTCTTCCAGAAGGGCGAGGTCGTCAAGACCGTCATCGGCGCGAAGCCGAAGCCCGCCCTCGAGGCCGACCTCGCCGCCTACATCGCGTAG